A window from Xylanibacillus composti encodes these proteins:
- the secG gene encoding preprotein translocase subunit SecG yields MHLAFKVLLIIFSLGMILVVLLQKGKSAGLSGAITGGAEHLFGRQKARGLDLLLSRVTIAVAVGFFLLSLLVSYEVFR; encoded by the coding sequence ATGCACTTGGCTTTTAAGGTTTTGTTGATTATTTTCTCGCTTGGTATGATTCTCGTCGTACTGCTGCAGAAGGGCAAGAGCGCTGGACTTTCCGGTGCCATTACGGGTGGTGCTGAGCATTTGTTCGGGCGCCAGAAGGCTCGCGGATTGGACTTGCTGCTGTCCAGAGTCACCATTGCGGTAGCAGTTGGATTTTTCTTGCTCTCGCTTCTCGTCTCTTACGAGGTATTCAGATAA